Proteins encoded together in one Longimicrobium sp. window:
- a CDS encoding CU044_2847 family protein codes for MPRYVEFTTGDGSSLLVEVSTPIAPQPGATVRAGLADRIVETAAGAVTRAQHQLEEVVNRAVRQNAQAFVASVAGLPQPPDEVEVSFGLTITGEAGNAAVCKAGGEANYTVKLVWKQLPRMP; via the coding sequence ATGCCTCGCTACGTCGAGTTCACCACCGGCGACGGCTCGTCGCTGCTGGTGGAAGTGTCCACCCCCATCGCACCTCAGCCGGGCGCCACCGTGCGCGCGGGGCTCGCGGACCGCATCGTCGAAACCGCCGCGGGCGCCGTCACCCGCGCACAGCACCAGCTCGAGGAGGTGGTCAATCGCGCGGTGCGCCAGAACGCGCAGGCATTCGTGGCTTCGGTGGCCGGGCTGCCACAGCCGCCCGACGAGGTCGAGGTCTCCTTCGGGCTCACCATCACCGGCGAGGCGGGGAACGCAGCCGTGTGCAAGGCCGGGGGAGAAGCCAACTACACGGTCAAGCTGGTCTGGAAGCAGTTGCCGCGCATGCCTTGA